Within the Hypericibacter adhaerens genome, the region CGCCCTCCGCACCGTAGCGGCTTTCCACCGCGCCGGGCTCGACGCCGTGGCGGATGAGATGCGCCCGGATCGCCCCGGCGTCGAAAGGCTCGATGCGCAGACAGAAGTGATCCATGTTGCGCGCCTCGACCGTCGGCACGCCGCCGCCGGCCGCACCCAGCGGTCCGGCCAGGTCGACCAGATCGATCAAGGAGCGTCCGGCCCGCAATTGGACGAGGCCGATCTTCTCCTGGCGCCGCTCCAGCCGGCAGCCCAGCGCCTCGCAATAGAACCGCTCCAGCCGCTCCGGATCGCGCACGCGGAGGACCACGTGATCGAGGCCCAGCAGGATGAAGGGAGCCGCGGGGTTCGCCGCCATGGCCGCCATCCTGTCGATCCCGGTCGGGCCGGTCAAACGCCGCCGCGCCGCCGTCGGGACGGTCGGCAAGGGCCGCTTGCGGCGGCTATGATCGCCATCCCATGAAGCGACGTCCTTCCCCGTCCCGACGCGCGCGCTCCTCCCGCGGGACTTCCGCCGCGGCCCGGCGCCCCCGCCGGTCCCATCGCCGTATCGCGGCGCCGGCATCGCCGCAGGCCGCGCCCACGCCGGGCCTGCTGCAGGAACTGGCCCAGCGCGTGCTGTTCCGCGACCAGAACGTCATCGTGCTC harbors:
- a CDS encoding VOC family protein, which encodes MAANPAAPFILLGLDHVVLRVRDPERLERFYCEALGCRLERRQEKIGLVQLRAGRSLIDLVDLAGPLGAAGGGVPTVEARNMDHFCLRIEPFDAGAIRAHLIRHGVEPGAVESRYGAEGEGPSLYLKDPEGNEIELKGPPAR